Genomic DNA from Choloepus didactylus isolate mChoDid1 chromosome 26 unlocalized genomic scaffold, mChoDid1.pri SUPER_26_unloc2, whole genome shotgun sequence:
tggatggatgagtagaaaaatggggataaaaactaaatgacaaataggatgggatagagggatggtttgagtgttcttttttacttttattttttattcttattctgattctttctgatgtaaggaaaatgttcagaaatagattgtggtgatgaatgcataactatatgatcatactgtaaacagttgatttataccatggatgatggtatggtatgtgaataaatttcaataaaactgaatttaaaaaataaataaataaatgcaagacCCAGAAATTGTGCAGGTTAAAACAAAAGTAATGCCtttttaatagtaaaatgtattaaattacaAGTACccacatataaaaaaattattgaagtcAAGATTATCTTCAGGGAATATCATTTGCATATTCTGTATGTTTAATTGTGTTTCTTTCAATCCCTGTCATATAACCGGCAGAGGCAATAAAATTTTCAGTGAAATTGtcaaaactatataaaaaataaaataatataaagagcAGTCACTGCATGGTGGCTGCAGAAGCCAGGGCAATCTCAGGCTCACTGTGACTGATGGACTTGGCAGTTTTGCTGATCACATCCTCCACACTCACACTCTCACACTAGACTTGGCTGCATGGCTGCATCTTGATGGAACCCACCTGCCCACCCTCTGGAGTGCTGCCCTGATCTGGCCCAGAGAAGAAGACATATGGTTATCATTTATAGAGGACTCACTTTGTGGAAGTCTCTGTATTATTCACCTAGATTATCACTGAATACTCATGACCTCCTTAGAAACCTAGCAGAAAGCTGCAGAACTCTCCACTCAGAGACCACTGCCCACCTCCTTGAAGAGAATATTGGGCTGGCCTACCAGGTTCAGTTCTCACAGCTCTTGGTCAACATTCTCTAATGAATTACCAGCAGCCTGCACATCAGCAATGGGAAGGCCACTAACTGCAAGCTCTTGCTGTCAAGCAGTAACATCATGTATGTCATCAATATCTCAGGACAGGTAGTGAACACCTTCTATGGGGACATTCAGAATGTGCAAGTGACTGTGGTTGATGCAACCAATGTGGAACTCTATGACTTCTTTCATCCCATTGCCAATAACAAGCACACTTTGGGGTTGAGTAATGCCACCCCCTGCTTCACTGTACCACCTATGGAGTCACTTGGTAACACTCAGCCTTGCCTTTCTCATGAAGTACACCATGTCCCTGTTTCTTGCCTACATATGGACCAAGTCATACCAGCCCATCATCTAGCCCAGCAAAAGTTTGTGGAGCTTATCCATGATGAGTTCCAGCTCTTTGGCAAGAACAAGGTGTACATGGTCAACTCTCAAAGGGGTGTGATTCCTGACATCTAAGAGAATGAGGTCTTTTGATGGTTCCCCAGTGAGCCATCCTGGCCAGTCCCTGGGCCAGGGAAGGAGCAGCATATATCCCATTGACCTGCACTGACTCGTGAGCTTGAACATTCTACTTTTGCTGatgccttcctatccatgaacatggaatattttctatcttttaaggtccccttctatttcttttagtagagttatgtagctttccttgaatagttcttttacatctttggttaagtttattcctaggtactagatttttcttttttggttgctattgagaatgatatatttttcttgagtgtctcttcagtttgttcatttctagcatatagaaactatactgacttatgtgcattaatcttgtatc
This window encodes:
- the LOC119525756 gene encoding dual specificity protein phosphatase 18-like; the protein is MYVINISGQVVNTFYGDIQNVQVTVVDATNVELYDFFHPIANNKHTLGLSNATPCFTVPPMESLGNTQPCLSHEVHHVPVSCLHMDQVIPAHHLAQQKFVELIHDEFQLFGKNKVYMVNSQRGVIPDI